In Dama dama isolate Ldn47 chromosome 9, ASM3311817v1, whole genome shotgun sequence, the following proteins share a genomic window:
- the TNFSF14 gene encoding tumor necrosis factor ligand superfamily member 14, translated as MEETVVKPSVFVVDGQTDIPFRRLGCSRKRQPCSATQLGLGLMLLLVVAGLAVQGWFLLQLHWRLEAVGNPLQDKGAEAWEQMLQEQKPQQHNPAAHLTGANFSLTGSSDPLLWETKLGPTFLRGLCYRDGALVVTQAGYYYIYSKVQLGGKGCSQESSGCLPITHGLYMRTASYPKELELLVSRQSPWGQAGGSQVWWDSSFLGGVVHLDVGEEVVVRIPGEHVVQLLDGTRSYFGAFMV; from the exons ATGGAAGAGACAGTCGTGAAGCCCTCGGTGTTCGTggtggatggacagacagacatcCCGTTCAGGAGGCTGGGGTGCAGCCGCAAGAGACAGCCCTGCAGTGCTACCCAGCTGGGACTGGGCCTCATGCTGCTGTTGGTGGTGGCTGGACTGGCTGTCCAGGGCTGGTTCCTGCTGCAGCTGCACTGGCGCCTAGAGGCGGTTGGCAACCCCCTGCAG GACAAAGGTGCAGAAGCCTGGGAGCAGATGCTGCAAG AGCAGAAGCCCCAGCAACACAACCCAGCAGCACACCTCACAG GGGCCAACTTCAGCCTGACTGGCAGCAGTGACCCGCTGCTGTGGGAGACGAAACTGGGCCCGACCTTCTTGAGGGGCCTCTGCTACCGGGATGGGGCCCTGGTGGTTACCCAGGCCGGCTACTACTACATCTACTCCAAGGTGCAGCTGGGTGGTAAGGGCTGCTCCCAGGAATCGTCCGGCTGCCTGCCCATCACCCATGGGCTCTACATGCGCACCGCCAGCTACCCCAAGGAGCTGGAGCTGCTGGTCAGCCGGCAGTCACCGTGGGGGCAAGCAGGCGGCTCCCAGGTGTGGTGGGACAGCAGCTTCCTGGGCGGAGTGGTCCACCTGGATGTGGGGGAAGAGGTGGTGGTACGCATACCGGGTGAGCACGTGGTCCAGCTCCTCGACGGCACACGCTCCTACTTCGGGGCCTTCATGGTGTGA